One genomic segment of [Phormidium] sp. ETS-05 includes these proteins:
- a CDS encoding sensor histidine kinase KdpD, which yields MVSHEFRTPLSTILMSAQILQNSNPQWLNAKTVKNLQRIELSVKRSLHLMEDILTINQAETKRLDFHPQSVNLTKFCYHVLEEMQLFVINTNHNISLSIFAADSSDNADSYTHIVSLPSIYMYLDQTSLKPSSWEELYESYNKDITALVDEKLLRSIFINLLSNAIKYSPAGGAISCSVVLESERLIIRVRDEGIGISQEDQQRLFEAFYRAENVIDIQGSGLGLTVVKKCVDLHGGTVEVESELGKGTEFGVTLPQR from the coding sequence ATGGTGTCCCATGAATTCCGCACCCCCCTGAGTACGATTTTGATGTCGGCGCAAATCCTGCAAAACAGTAATCCCCAGTGGTTAAACGCCAAGACTGTGAAAAACTTGCAGCGTATAGAACTATCCGTCAAGCGTTCCCTCCACTTGATGGAAGATATTTTGACTATTAATCAAGCGGAAACTAAACGTTTAGATTTTCATCCGCAATCGGTGAATCTCACCAAGTTTTGTTACCATGTATTAGAAGAGATGCAATTGTTTGTGATTAACACTAATCACAATATTTCATTAAGTATTTTTGCCGCGGATTCTAGCGACAATGCCGATAGTTATACTCATATAGTTTCCCTCCCAAGTATTTATATGTATCTTGACCAAACTTCTCTGAAACCCAGTAGTTGGGAAGAGCTGTATGAGTCATACAATAAGGATATTACGGCTTTAGTTGATGAAAAATTACTTCGGTCAATTTTCATCAATTTGCTCTCTAATGCCATTAAATATTCTCCTGCAGGTGGGGCGATTTCTTGCTCTGTAGTTCTGGAGTCAGAACGGCTAATCATCCGCGTGCGTGATGAAGGCATCGGCATTTCTCAAGAAGACCAACAGCGCTTATTTGAGGCTTTCTATCGGGCAGAAAATGTGATTGATATCCAAGGGAGCGGACTGGGACTAACCGTGGTGAAGAAATGTGTGGATTTACACGGGGGAACCGTGGAGGTGGAAAGTGAACTGGGCAAGGGGACGGAGTTCGGCGTTACCTTGCCCCAGCGGTAG
- a CDS encoding response regulator transcription factor, producing the protein MRILLVEDDLLLAEALAEALGDQQYMVDVVGDGESAWSQVKMVEYDLIVLDVMLPKLDGISLCRRLRSFGYGQPILMLTARDTSMDKVGGLDAGADDYVVKPVDFFELSARLRALLRRGNSSGTPVLEWGGLSLDPSTYDVSYEGEMVQLTPKEYSILELLMRNGRRVLSRSAIVERIWSLADPPSEDTVKTHIKSLRQKLRAAGAPNDIVETVHGFGYRLKHLP; encoded by the coding sequence ATGAGAATCTTGCTTGTAGAAGATGACCTCCTGTTGGCGGAAGCTCTGGCGGAAGCCCTGGGGGACCAGCAATATATGGTAGATGTGGTTGGGGATGGAGAAAGCGCCTGGTCTCAAGTCAAAATGGTTGAATATGATTTAATCGTCCTAGATGTGATGCTGCCTAAGTTGGATGGAATCAGCCTGTGCCGCCGCCTGCGGTCTTTTGGCTATGGCCAACCGATCTTGATGCTCACAGCTCGGGATACCAGTATGGATAAAGTGGGCGGTTTGGATGCGGGAGCGGATGACTATGTGGTGAAACCGGTGGATTTTTTTGAGTTGTCCGCCCGGTTGCGCGCCCTCCTCAGACGTGGTAACTCTTCAGGAACGCCTGTGTTGGAGTGGGGGGGATTGTCTCTGGATCCTAGCACTTACGATGTCAGCTATGAGGGGGAGATGGTCCAGCTTACCCCAAAGGAGTATTCGATTTTGGAACTCCTGATGCGCAATGGTCGCCGGGTACTCAGCCGCAGCGCGATCGTCGAGCGGATTTGGTCTTTGGCGGACCCCCCGTCGGAGGATACAGTCAAAACCCACATTAAAAGCCTGCGCCAGAAACTCAGAGCCGCTGGGGCTCCCAACGATATTGTAGAAACCGTTCACGGTTTCGGCTATCGCCTCAAACATCTTCCTTAA
- a CDS encoding PAS domain-containing protein produces METGGRRLADSQTRQLSISASESPFAVAEAVGDALMWWGEDGRLLYANRAASQMLGFVPCLPTSLPLVWDVETDLDEESWRARWRQIQQQQQSDEPNQNYHPFTYKTTYRCHDTRTLAVGITAQLWHWHGSDWVCTAARPTIPDTQDGQGELEFLPANGFSSLPDYEADCELALCGSASFVFHQDLNLYYRWSLNSICGLMAADVAWKSEWEVFAPEDAERLAAIKRRVLATGTGVKQETFVEINGQICYWDLTVHPKRNESGEIVGIVGTAVDVTEMRTRSNQLEAMFMGTLDGIVILDDEGNCLDANPAACGMFGVELGAMRGRHLQELWFPLDAEPMWQCFLKGDETLRECVLCRPDSTQRIVEYAATAYFLPGKHLGVMRDVTEKVQALQALRESSARYRAIVEDQTELVCRFKPDGSLTFVNDAYCRYFQTRPEAEIGNSFLSIVAPGEVERVLQHLTELTEESPVGKIEHEVILPNSEVGIQQWIDRALFDEAGAVVEFQSVGRDVTARVQAERALRERDELLAAIAANIPGAIFRWSVQPDGAISLLYISDGLTELMGIQPEAAFANPDLLLQGIHPEDRNLFLTHLQSSEENLEPVPIEYRILTPQQEWKWVRQNSRFSRHNGGERAIVDGVLLDIHSRKQAELELYRHKQEFRTLVENSPDIIARFDAQMRYLYASPSIRTATGIAPGAFIGKTSDELGISPHLSSYWRMAIEKVFQTRNPEVIEFDFASPTGIRRYQSRIVAEFAPDGKVESVLSVTRDITDLKRAEKALEEERNFISAILDTVGALVLVLDSSGQIRRANPATTTILGQEEAQLQNRYFWDFLSSDQGLESVKAACQQVAATGKTANLETYWQAEMGTRLLISWSLTALGNEGGDLKYIIAAGMDISDRAHCPNPSLPRTRARNQPATAALFLNGVP; encoded by the coding sequence ATGGAAACTGGAGGACGGAGACTCGCCGATTCACAAACTCGCCAACTCTCCATCTCTGCATCAGAGTCGCCATTCGCCGTGGCGGAGGCTGTGGGGGATGCTCTGATGTGGTGGGGAGAGGACGGGAGGCTGCTGTATGCCAATCGGGCAGCATCCCAGATGCTTGGTTTCGTTCCCTGCCTCCCTACTTCCCTACCCCTGGTGTGGGATGTGGAAACAGACTTGGATGAGGAATCGTGGCGGGCTCGGTGGCGGCAAATCCAGCAGCAACAACAGTCCGATGAGCCGAACCAGAACTATCATCCCTTTACCTACAAGACAACCTACCGCTGCCATGATACTCGTACCTTAGCGGTAGGGATAACTGCCCAGTTATGGCATTGGCACGGTTCAGACTGGGTTTGCACCGCAGCTCGCCCCACCATTCCCGATACTCAGGATGGACAAGGAGAGTTAGAGTTTTTACCGGCGAACGGCTTTTCGTCGTTGCCTGATTACGAGGCTGATTGTGAATTAGCTTTGTGCGGTTCTGCTTCTTTTGTCTTTCATCAAGATCTGAATTTGTACTATCGCTGGAGTTTGAATAGCATTTGCGGGCTGATGGCGGCGGATGTGGCATGGAAATCCGAGTGGGAAGTTTTCGCCCCGGAAGATGCAGAACGGCTGGCGGCAATTAAGCGGCGGGTGTTGGCAACGGGGACAGGGGTAAAACAGGAGACATTTGTCGAAATTAATGGCCAGATTTGCTATTGGGACTTGACGGTACACCCCAAGCGCAATGAGTCTGGGGAAATTGTGGGGATTGTGGGGACGGCGGTGGATGTGACGGAAATGCGCACCCGGAGCAACCAGCTAGAAGCGATGTTTATGGGAACTCTCGATGGCATCGTGATTTTGGATGATGAGGGCAATTGTTTGGATGCGAATCCCGCCGCTTGTGGGATGTTTGGCGTGGAACTGGGGGCGATGCGGGGGCGGCATTTGCAGGAGTTATGGTTTCCTTTGGATGCAGAGCCGATGTGGCAGTGTTTCCTCAAAGGGGATGAGACGCTCAGGGAATGTGTGTTATGCCGTCCCGACAGTACACAGCGAATTGTCGAGTATGCAGCTACAGCCTATTTTCTGCCCGGAAAGCATTTGGGCGTGATGCGGGATGTGACGGAGAAGGTTCAGGCTCTGCAGGCTCTGCGAGAGAGTTCGGCGCGTTATCGTGCGATCGTGGAAGACCAAACCGAGCTAGTTTGTCGTTTCAAACCTGATGGCTCGCTGACTTTTGTTAATGATGCTTACTGTCGCTATTTCCAGACGCGACCAGAGGCAGAAATCGGTAATAGCTTTTTAAGTATCGTTGCGCCAGGGGAAGTAGAGCGAGTGTTACAACATTTAACCGAGTTGACGGAGGAATCTCCTGTGGGAAAAATTGAGCATGAGGTGATTCTACCTAATTCAGAGGTGGGAATTCAGCAATGGATCGATCGGGCCCTGTTTGATGAGGCAGGTGCTGTGGTTGAGTTTCAGTCGGTGGGCAGGGATGTTACCGCTAGGGTACAAGCGGAGCGGGCTTTGAGGGAGCGGGACGAACTGCTCGCGGCGATCGCAGCCAACATTCCTGGCGCCATCTTTCGCTGGTCGGTGCAACCCGATGGTGCCATCTCCTTACTCTACATCAGCGACGGCTTGACAGAACTGATGGGAATACAACCAGAGGCGGCTTTTGCCAATCCAGATTTGCTGTTGCAAGGGATTCATCCAGAAGACCGCAACCTGTTCTTGACACACTTGCAAAGTAGCGAGGAAAATCTCGAACCTGTCCCCATTGAATACCGGATTCTCACCCCACAACAAGAGTGGAAGTGGGTGCGCCAAAACAGCCGCTTTTCTCGCCATAACGGGGGGGAGCGAGCGATCGTGGATGGGGTATTGCTCGATATCCATAGTCGCAAGCAGGCAGAATTGGAACTATACCGACATAAGCAGGAATTCCGCACCCTGGTGGAAAATTCCCCGGATATTATCGCCCGGTTCGATGCTCAAATGCGCTACCTCTACGCCAGTCCGTCCATTAGGACTGCCACTGGGATAGCACCAGGGGCATTTATTGGCAAAACATCGGACGAGTTGGGAATATCGCCTCACTTGTCATCGTACTGGAGGATGGCGATCGAAAAAGTCTTCCAAACTCGCAATCCTGAAGTCATAGAATTTGATTTTGCCAGTCCTACGGGCATTCGCCGCTACCAATCTCGCATCGTGGCCGAATTTGCCCCCGATGGTAAGGTGGAATCCGTCCTCAGCGTCACTCGCGATATAACTGACCTCAAACGTGCGGAGAAGGCTTTGGAGGAAGAGCGCAATTTTATTAGCGCCATTTTAGACACGGTGGGCGCTTTGGTGCTGGTTCTCGACTCCTCCGGCCAAATTCGGCGCGCTAACCCTGCCACTACTACCATTCTGGGTCAAGAAGAAGCCCAATTACAAAATCGTTATTTTTGGGATTTTTTATCTTCAGATCAAGGATTGGAATCGGTGAAAGCGGCTTGCCAGCAAGTAGCAGCCACTGGGAAAACGGCGAACCTGGAGACTTACTGGCAGGCTGAGATGGGCACGCGGCTGCTGATATCTTGGTCTCTGACGGCTTTGGGAAACGAAGGGGGAGACCTGAAGTATATTATCGCGGCGGGGATGGATATCAGCGATCGAGCGCACTGCCCAAATCCAAGCCTCCCTAGAACGAGAGCGAGAAATCAGCCAGCTACAGCGGCGCTTTTTCTCAATGGTGTCCCATGA